Within the Dialister hominis genome, the region GGCATCCTTCACTTTGACAAGGGCAGGGATGGCAGAGGCGATCGTATTGTCAGTCGGCGTGTAGATGAGATCGACCTGGCCGGCAAGGGATTCAGCGGTCTGCTGAATGTCGTTCACGTTATTGACGGTCTTTTCGACGACATTAAGGCCATTTGCTTTGCAGTAGTCCTTCACCATGTTTGCCTGGATTTCACTGTTCACTTCGCTGGAGCAGTAGATGAGCCCGATGTTCTTAGCATTCGGGACGAGCTCTCTGGCAAGATCCATCTGTGCATCGATTGATGCGAGGTCGCTGACGCCCGTCACGTTTCCGCCTGGCTTTTCATCGCTCTTGACGAGCTTGGCCGAGGTGTAGTCGGTAATGGCCGTCCTTACGATCGGGATGTCCTTGATCTCATTGGCAGCCGCCTGCGCAGCCGGGGTCGCAATGGCGCAGATCAGATTCGGCTTCGAGTCCTTGAAATGGGAAACGATGGTCTTCAGATTGGACTGGTCGCCCTGCGCGTTCTGCTGATCGACGACGATCTTGTCAGGGCCGTAGCCGCGTTTGGCAAGGCCGTCGATGAAGCCCTTATTGGCCTAATCCAGCGAGCCGTGCTGGACAATCTGGACGACGCCGATCTTGATCTTTCCTGCGTCAGAGCCTGCGCTCTTTGGCGCCTGCCCGCCGCATCCTCCGT harbors:
- a CDS encoding ABC transporter substrate-binding protein, coding for MDGLAKRGYGPDKIVVDQQNAQGDQSNLKTIVSHFKDSKPNLICAIATPAAQAAANEIKDIPIVRTAITDYTSAKLVKSDEKPGGNVTGVSDLASIDAQMDLARELVPNAKNIGLIYCSSEVNSEIQANMVKDYCKANGLNVVEKTVNNVNDIQQTAESLAGQVDLIYTPTDNTIASAIPALVKVKDARKIPVIAGADIMAKDGALAALSVDYYKLGLETGELAADILDGKVKPADAPIRHQKEYDTVINKIRRMQRPLEFRFLTLLKLRQNLSEIGIS